GCGAAGGAGCGCGAGTGGCAGGATTACATCGCGCAGGTGCACGACTGGGAGATCGAACGGTACCTGAATTACTGAACGAACTCGGGATCGGGAGCGGGATCGTGTAAGGGAGCGGGATCGGGAACTGCTACTGGACGAGGGAGCGGGGACGTTTGTTACCGACATGTCCGGAGCTGTCACGCTCCCGAATACGAACACGATCCCGGTCCCGCTCCCGAATCAGTTCACGTCAGTGGAAACTCGATCGTGACGGTGGTGCCGCTCTCGGTGGAATCGAAATCGACGGTGCCGTCGAGCTCGTCCTTGACGAGAGCGTTGACGATGGAGCGGCCGCTGCCGATGACCTTGTCGGGCTGTCTGGCGGAAGCGGAGCCGATGCCGTTGTCGGCGACCTGGAGGCGTGCACGGTCTCCGGTCCTCTCGAGCCGGATCACCAGGCTGCCGTGGCGGTTGCCGGCGATCTCGTGGTGATCGGGGAATCCGTGCCGGAACGCATTGGTGATCAGCTCGTTGAGGGCGAGAGCGAGGGCGAAGCCGCGGCGCTCATCGAGGCTCCCGACATCGCCCTCGAGCGTGACATCGACACGCCGATCGGGGTCCCAGGCACTGCGCAGGCGCTGGGACAGCTTTTCCACGATCTCGCGCGCGGGGACGCCGCGATAGTTCTGGCGCCTAAGCGCATCATGCACGAGCAGGAATGAACGGAGCCGGTGCTCGAGGCTGGAAAGGGCCTCGTCGGAAGGTCGCGGCGGGCGCCGGTTCCGTTCCATGCTGAGCAGACCCATGATCACCGAGAGGTTGTTGCGTACCCGGTGGTCGAGCTCCTTGAGCAGGAGCGCGCGCTCTTCCGCATCGGCACGTGCGCGCTCGTAGAGCTCATAGTTCTGGTCGGCGAGGTCGCGGAGCTGCTGGTTGGCGCGCTTGAGCGCAACTTCGGCACGGTGCACTCGCAGGCGCGACTCGATGCGGGCGGTCAGCTCGGCCACGTGGAACGGCTTGGCGACGTAGTCGTCGGCGCCGGCCGCGAACGTTCGCACCACGTCGTCCGGAGCAGTACGGGCAGTGACCATGATGATCGGCATCATCGCATCGTGCCGATCCTTGATCTCACGGCAGATGGCCCAGCCATCGCGGCCGGGGAGCATGGCGTCGAGCAGGATGAGGTCGACTTCCTTCAGGAATCCGAATGCCTCCTCGCCTCGCGCCACGGTCACGACGCGGAACCCCTGGGCCTCGAGCAGATCGGAGAACATCTGGCGCGCGAGGGGCTCGTCGTCGACGACGAGAATGGAGCTGACACGCGCGTCCGCCCCGGGCACGGGCTGGGGCTGCTCGGCAGGCCTGGCAACGCGCGTCGATGCACGCGCTGCGACATTCTGCCTCTCAGCGGTCATCGCTGTATTCCGGTCATCATTGTGTCGATCGAAGGAAGAGAACACTTACTCCTTCTGCAGTAATGGAGCGGCGAGGAGAATCTTGCGCGCGAGGTCGACCATTGGCGTATTCTTGTCCTGGCTGGTCTTCTGCAGGAAGCGGTACGCATCGCGTTCGCTGAGGCGGCGTGATTCCATGAGCAGCCCCTTGGCTCGCTCGATGATCTTGCGCTCTTCGAGTCGCAGCTCGAGCATGTCGCGCTGTCGGCGTGCATCGAGCCACTCGTCGAAACGTGCACGTGCGACGGCGATCGCCGGAGCGAGGTCATCGGGGTCGACCGGCTTTACCAGGTAGTGGAAGACCGGCGCCTTGATCGCCTCATCCACGGTGCGCGAGTCGCTGTAGGCGGACAGGATGATCATGGGAATGGGACGATCGGCCGCAATCTCGTGAGCGGCCTCCGGACCGGTCATCGCCGGCATGCGAATGTCGAGGAATGCGAGATCGGGGCGTGTCTCACGCGCGAGCTCGACGGCTTCCCGCCCGTTGGCCGCGGTGGCCACGACCTGATGGCCGAGTGTCTCCAGCTGACTGGCGAGTGCGAGGTTGTGCAGCGACTCGTCGTCGGCGATCAGGACCCGGAGCGATTCACTCATGCGTGGGACT
This Longimicrobiales bacterium DNA region includes the following protein-coding sequences:
- a CDS encoding response regulator, with the protein product MTAERQNVAARASTRVARPAEQPQPVPGADARVSSILVVDDEPLARQMFSDLLEAQGFRVVTVARGEEAFGFLKEVDLILLDAMLPGRDGWAICREIKDRHDAMMPIIMVTARTAPDDVVRTFAAGADDYVAKPFHVAELTARIESRLRVHRAEVALKRANQQLRDLADQNYELYERARADAEERALLLKELDHRVRNNLSVIMGLLSMERNRRPPRPSDEALSSLEHRLRSFLLVHDALRRQNYRGVPAREIVEKLSQRLRSAWDPDRRVDVTLEGDVGSLDERRGFALALALNELITNAFRHGFPDHHEIAGNRHGSLVIRLERTGDRARLQVADNGIGSASARQPDKVIGSGRSIVNALVKDELDGTVDFDSTESGTTVTIEFPLT
- a CDS encoding response regulator, whose amino-acid sequence is MSESLRVLIADDESLHNLALASQLETLGHQVVATAANGREAVELARETRPDLAFLDIRMPAMTGPEAAHEIAADRPIPMIILSAYSDSRTVDEAIKAPVFHYLVKPVDPDDLAPAIAVARARFDEWLDARRQRDMLELRLEERKIIERAKGLLMESRRLSERDAYRFLQKTSQDKNTPMVDLARKILLAAPLLQKE